One genomic window of Acidobacteriota bacterium includes the following:
- a CDS encoding branched-chain amino acid transaminase — translation MSFTGTGKIWINGTLVDWADANIHIASHVIHYGSGVFEGARCYQTPNGSACFRLDTHMRRLMDSAKIYRMVPAYSQEQLELAVLDTIRANGMKACYIRPVVYRGYAQLGVNPFPCPIDVAIMLWEWGAYLGAEALEKGVDVKVSSWRRMAPDTFPSLAKTSANYANAQLIKMEAVVDGYAEAVALDTMGYVSEGSGQNIFVVREGVIYTPPRSASILPGITRDSVITIARELDFDVREDVIPREMLYIADELFFAGTAVEITPIKSVDRIPIGSGSRGPITEAIQQAFFGIINGDRPDTHGWLTFVY, via the coding sequence ATGTCGTTTACGGGCACTGGAAAAATCTGGATCAACGGGACGCTGGTGGACTGGGCCGACGCGAATATCCACATCGCGTCGCATGTCATTCACTATGGCAGTGGCGTGTTCGAAGGCGCCCGCTGCTATCAGACGCCGAACGGGTCGGCCTGTTTCCGGCTCGACACACACATGCGCCGGTTGATGGATTCCGCCAAGATCTACCGGATGGTGCCTGCATACTCCCAAGAACAACTGGAACTGGCCGTCCTCGATACGATCCGCGCCAACGGCATGAAGGCCTGCTACATCAGGCCAGTCGTCTATCGCGGCTATGCGCAGCTCGGCGTCAACCCGTTCCCCTGCCCCATCGATGTTGCCATCATGCTGTGGGAGTGGGGCGCCTACCTGGGGGCCGAAGCGCTGGAGAAGGGCGTCGACGTGAAGGTCAGTTCGTGGCGGCGCATGGCGCCAGACACGTTCCCGTCGCTCGCGAAGACCAGCGCGAATTACGCGAACGCCCAGTTGATCAAGATGGAAGCGGTCGTCGACGGCTACGCCGAAGCCGTGGCGCTTGACACCATGGGCTACGTGAGCGAAGGGAGCGGCCAGAACATCTTCGTCGTGCGGGAAGGCGTCATCTACACGCCGCCGCGGTCCGCGTCGATCCTGCCTGGCATCACCCGCGACTCGGTCATCACGATTGCGCGTGAACTCGACTTCGACGTGCGCGAGGACGTGATCCCACGCGAGATGCTGTATATCGCCGATGAACTCTTCTTCGCCGGAACCGCGGTGGAGATTACGCCCATCAAGTCCGTCGATCGCATCCCGATCGGATCGGGCTCGCGCGGGCCAATCACCGAAGCGATTCAGCAGGCGTTCTTCGGTATCATCAACGGCGACCGGCCGGATACGCACGGGTGGCTGACGTTCGTCTACTGA
- a CDS encoding type IV pilus twitching motility protein PilT, whose product MHVNDLLKTAVQHGASDLHIKVGSVPMIRVRGALTPVPEAKRITHEDTVAMAAALMPAPLRERFKEAQEVDLAYTVSGLGRFRCSIFQQRGAIGLVLRVIPSVIRVIDDLSLPPVLKKIAEEERGLILVTGTTGSGKSTTLAAMVDHINRNRCVHVLTIEDPIEFLHRDNKSIINQREVSTDTRSFASAMRSVLRQDPDVILVGEMRDQETVETALLAAETGHLVMSTLHTLDATETINRIIAVFPPHQQKQVRLQLASVLKAVISQRLVPRADGQGRCPAVEVLVSTPFIRDCIVDKERTHLIQGAIAAGTSQYGMQTFDQSLLGLLRRQLVSLEEALRWATNVDEFKLKVQGISAAGDEAQEQMARDVVGLDGPSSEITRFTR is encoded by the coding sequence ATGCACGTCAACGACCTGCTGAAAACCGCGGTGCAGCACGGCGCCTCCGACCTGCACATCAAGGTCGGCAGCGTCCCGATGATCCGGGTGCGAGGCGCGCTGACGCCGGTTCCAGAGGCCAAGCGAATCACCCACGAGGACACCGTGGCGATGGCTGCGGCGCTCATGCCCGCTCCGCTTCGGGAACGCTTCAAGGAAGCGCAGGAGGTCGATCTCGCCTACACCGTCTCGGGGCTGGGACGATTCCGGTGCAGCATCTTCCAGCAGCGCGGCGCGATTGGCCTGGTGCTCAGGGTGATTCCATCAGTCATCCGGGTGATCGACGATTTGAGCCTGCCGCCGGTGCTGAAGAAGATCGCGGAAGAAGAACGCGGCCTGATCCTGGTCACCGGCACGACCGGCAGCGGCAAGAGCACGACGCTGGCGGCGATGGTCGATCACATCAATCGCAATCGCTGCGTGCACGTGCTGACGATCGAGGACCCGATCGAGTTCCTGCACCGGGACAACAAATCCATCATCAACCAGCGGGAAGTGTCGACCGACACGCGATCGTTCGCCAGCGCCATGCGCAGCGTGCTGCGCCAGGATCCCGACGTCATCCTGGTCGGCGAGATGCGCGACCAGGAGACGGTCGAAACGGCCCTGCTGGCGGCCGAAACCGGCCATCTGGTGATGTCGACGCTCCACACGCTGGACGCCACCGAGACCATCAACCGCATCATCGCGGTGTTCCCGCCCCACCAGCAGAAACAGGTCCGGCTGCAACTGGCATCCGTGCTCAAGGCCGTCATCTCCCAGCGGCTGGTGCCGCGCGCCGACGGACAGGGACGGTGCCCGGCCGTCGAGGTGCTGGTGTCGACGCCGTTTATCCGCGACTGCATCGTGGATAAGGAACGGACGCACCTCATCCAGGGCGCGATTGCCGCCGGCACGTCGCAGTACGGTATGCAGACGTTTGATCAGTCGCTGCTGGGCCTGCTGCGGCGGCAGCTCGTCTCGCTCGAGGAGGCGCTCAGGTGGGCCACCAACGTTGACGAATTCAAACTCAAGGTGCAGGGAATCTCCGCCGCCGGCGACGAGGCGCAGGAGCAGATGGCCCGCGACGTCGTCGGCCTGGATGGGCCCTCATCCGAGATCACCAGATTCACCCGTTAG
- a CDS encoding RecX family transcriptional regulator, with protein MFRRTSPTPPLEPEKARRAAYGLALRWLSARELAAASVTSRLADRGFDPVVVDAVVARLTENRFIDDNRAVRACARTLVVVKLRGRQRAQRELEVMGFRSELVRETLDEILGETDELALASRVLASRMHGGQVIRDPATYRRLYGALFRRGFSPSIVRDALKPYWKRGRTPDEPDTAE; from the coding sequence GTGTTCCGAAGGACCTCGCCCACTCCCCCGCTCGAACCCGAGAAAGCGCGCCGCGCCGCCTACGGCCTGGCGCTGCGGTGGCTCTCCGCCCGCGAACTGGCCGCCGCCTCAGTCACGTCGAGGCTGGCTGACCGAGGATTCGATCCCGTCGTGGTCGACGCGGTCGTCGCCCGACTCACCGAGAATCGGTTCATCGACGACAACCGGGCCGTCCGCGCCTGCGCCCGGACCCTGGTCGTCGTCAAACTGCGCGGCCGCCAGCGCGCGCAGCGGGAACTCGAAGTGATGGGCTTCCGATCCGAACTGGTTCGGGAAACACTCGACGAGATCCTCGGTGAGACCGACGAACTCGCACTCGCCAGTCGAGTGCTCGCGTCGCGGATGCATGGCGGTCAGGTCATCCGCGATCCGGCGACGTACCGCCGCCTCTATGGCGCCTTGTTCCGCCGCGGGTTCTCTCCCTCCATCGTGCGCGATGCGCTGAAGCCCTACTGGAAACGCGGCCGGACGCCTGACGAGCCTGACACCGCGGAGTGA
- the alaS gene encoding alanine--tRNA ligase, translating to MTSNEIRRSFLGFFEQHGHRIVQSTPLVPADDPTLLFTNAGMNQFKDVFLGKDRRDYRRATSSQKCMRVSGKHNDLENVGPSLRHHTFFEMLGNFSFGDYFKQDAIAFAWSLLTDAWKLPADRLHATVFAGEQGVARDDEAYGHWRKVLPAERIHELGAADNFWAMGETGPCGRCSEIHYYRGNTVPCAEPVCRGLECSCDRYVEVWNNVFMEFNRQPDGSLQPLPAPSIDTGMGLERITAIMQGVLSNYDTNLFAPLFDAIGAMTNRRHGGTMDPADVSMRVIADHARATTFLIADGVVPSNEWRGYVLRKIMRRAMRHGNKLGLTEPFLFRLVDVLVTQMGDAYPELRSGQDYVKKVVHSEEERFESLLVTGLPRLEELLDRSAPGPVAGDDVFRLYDSYGLPYDFIEDVAAQRSLALDKPGFDQAMEAQKTRARASSGFGGAAAVASYTVGDQTRASLEQAGDTFDGYSSTSVTGIPVVAVLDTGGRETAAIGEGAIGYVALAKTPFYVEAGGQVSDTGRLVASNGSANAIVEGMARGGSHWPRLHRVRVTSGSLKPRDLVDAQVDVSLRDATRRNHTATHLLHAALRKVLGAHVKQAGSLVTPDRLRFDFVHFAGLSPEELTEVERLVNEQAFKNTPVETEVRSTQEAMAAGAMALFGEKYGDKVRVVAVPGFSLELCGGTHVRATGDIGPFVIVEEGGIAAGVRRIEAVTGAAAVARLQAQRRTVERILGRLNVPSEQAVEVIERLQGEVKRLTREVSQLKMKAAMGGGPDNAGDVVTVGTAKVLTRKVADLDKNALRDLADSLKGKLGSGVVVLGAVGDGRVQVVVSVTPDLTARVHAGKLVKLVSPIVGGGGGGRPDFAEAGGKNPERLDELMETARQAIVKLLEG from the coding sequence ATGACCTCGAACGAGATTCGGCGCAGTTTCCTCGGGTTTTTCGAACAGCACGGTCATCGCATTGTCCAGAGTACTCCGCTGGTGCCAGCCGACGATCCCACGTTGCTGTTCACCAACGCGGGGATGAACCAGTTCAAGGACGTGTTTCTCGGCAAGGACCGCCGCGACTACAGGCGCGCGACCAGTTCGCAGAAGTGCATGCGCGTCAGCGGCAAGCACAACGATCTCGAAAACGTCGGGCCGTCTCTGCGACACCACACCTTTTTCGAGATGCTCGGCAATTTCTCGTTTGGCGACTACTTCAAGCAAGACGCCATCGCATTCGCGTGGTCGCTGCTGACCGATGCCTGGAAACTGCCGGCCGATCGTCTCCACGCGACCGTCTTTGCCGGCGAACAGGGCGTGGCCCGCGACGACGAAGCCTATGGGCACTGGCGGAAAGTGCTGCCCGCCGAGCGCATCCACGAGTTGGGTGCGGCCGACAACTTCTGGGCAATGGGCGAAACCGGACCGTGCGGTCGATGCTCGGAGATCCACTACTACCGGGGCAACACGGTGCCGTGCGCGGAGCCGGTGTGCCGCGGGCTCGAGTGTTCGTGCGACCGCTACGTCGAGGTCTGGAACAACGTCTTCATGGAGTTCAACCGCCAGCCGGACGGCTCCCTGCAGCCGCTGCCCGCACCGTCGATCGACACCGGCATGGGGCTCGAGCGCATCACGGCCATCATGCAGGGCGTCCTGTCGAACTACGATACGAACCTGTTCGCGCCGCTTTTCGACGCGATCGGCGCGATGACCAACCGGCGGCATGGCGGGACGATGGACCCGGCCGACGTGTCGATGCGCGTGATCGCCGACCACGCTCGCGCCACGACCTTCCTCATCGCGGATGGGGTCGTGCCTTCGAACGAGTGGCGCGGCTACGTGCTTCGTAAAATCATGCGGCGAGCGATGCGGCACGGCAACAAACTTGGCCTGACCGAGCCGTTCCTGTTCCGCCTCGTCGATGTCCTCGTGACGCAGATGGGCGATGCCTATCCGGAGTTGCGGTCCGGACAGGACTACGTCAAGAAGGTCGTGCACAGCGAAGAAGAACGTTTCGAATCGCTCCTCGTCACCGGCCTGCCCCGCCTCGAGGAACTGCTGGATCGGTCGGCCCCAGGCCCCGTGGCGGGGGACGACGTGTTCCGGCTCTACGATTCGTACGGCCTTCCCTACGACTTCATCGAAGATGTGGCGGCGCAGCGGAGTCTCGCGCTCGACAAGCCGGGGTTCGATCAGGCCATGGAGGCCCAGAAGACGCGGGCGCGCGCCAGCAGCGGGTTCGGCGGCGCGGCTGCCGTCGCGAGCTATACGGTCGGCGACCAGACGCGCGCGTCGCTTGAGCAAGCAGGCGATACGTTTGACGGTTATTCCTCGACCAGCGTGACGGGCATACCGGTCGTCGCCGTCCTGGATACAGGTGGTCGAGAGACCGCAGCAATTGGCGAGGGCGCCATCGGGTACGTGGCGCTGGCAAAGACGCCGTTCTATGTCGAGGCTGGCGGACAAGTCTCTGATACGGGACGCCTCGTCGCCAGCAATGGGTCGGCCAATGCGATCGTTGAAGGGATGGCGAGGGGCGGTAGCCACTGGCCCCGCCTGCATCGCGTTCGCGTCACCAGCGGCTCGCTCAAGCCGCGTGATCTGGTCGACGCCCAGGTCGATGTCTCCCTGCGCGATGCCACCAGGCGAAATCACACCGCGACGCATCTGCTGCATGCGGCCTTGAGGAAGGTGCTGGGCGCTCACGTCAAGCAGGCCGGCTCACTGGTGACACCCGATCGACTCCGCTTTGACTTCGTCCATTTCGCGGGGCTCAGCCCGGAAGAGCTCACGGAGGTCGAGCGCCTCGTTAACGAACAGGCCTTCAAGAACACCCCGGTGGAAACCGAGGTACGATCGACACAGGAGGCGATGGCCGCCGGCGCGATGGCGCTGTTTGGCGAGAAGTACGGCGACAAGGTGCGTGTGGTCGCGGTGCCGGGATTCAGTCTCGAGTTGTGCGGAGGCACCCATGTGCGGGCCACGGGCGACATCGGACCGTTCGTCATTGTCGAGGAGGGCGGCATTGCCGCCGGGGTCCGCCGAATCGAGGCCGTCACCGGAGCGGCGGCTGTGGCCCGTCTGCAGGCCCAGCGCCGAACGGTCGAGCGTATCCTCGGCCGGCTGAATGTCCCCTCGGAACAAGCCGTCGAAGTGATTGAGCGGCTGCAGGGAGAAGTGAAGCGCCTCACCCGCGAGGTCAGCCAGCTCAAGATGAAGGCCGCGATGGGCGGCGGGCCGGACAATGCCGGTGACGTGGTGACGGTCGGGACGGCAAAGGTGCTGACCCGCAAGGTGGCCGACCTGGACAAGAACGCGCTGCGTGACCTGGCCGACTCGCTCAAGGGCAAGCTGGGTTCGGGTGTCGTGGTGCTGGGCGCCGTCGGGGACGGACGGGTCCAGGTGGTCGTGTCGGTGACCCCCGACTTGACGGCCAGGGTCCATGCTGGGAAGCTGGTCAAGCTGGTGTCGCCAATTGTCGGGGGTGGGGGCGGTGGACGGCCGGATTTCGCCGAGGCCGGAGGCAAGAACCCGGAAAGACTCGACGAACTGATGGAAACCGCCCGACAGGCCATTGTGAAACTGCTGGAGGGCTGA